A portion of the Geoalkalibacter ferrihydriticus DSM 17813 genome contains these proteins:
- a CDS encoding 1-deoxy-D-xylulose-5-phosphate reductoisomerase translates to MKNLVVLGSTGSIGVNTLNIVAAHPERYRVVALTGGNNIERLEEQIRAFRPQLVAVISQSQAALLRMRLGADSPEILHGVEGLIACASHGEAQMVVSAIVGAAGLIPTMAAIEAGHDIALANKETLVTAGPLVMARAAARGVRLVPVDSEHSAIFQSLVGHRKGDVRRLILTASGGPFRERSLAELAQVTPADALHHPNWSMGRKITIDSATMMNKGLEVIEARWLFDLPAERIDVHVHPQSIVHSMVEYIDGSVIAQMGIPDMRTPIAYALSYPERFALEIPQLDLCRIGRLTFEQPDLQKFPCLKLAYDALREGGTAPTILNAANEVAVESFLRGDITFLNIGRVIAAVLEAPCDHRLEHVDDVLRADRRARTRALKIIEAIA, encoded by the coding sequence ATGAAAAATCTTGTTGTCCTTGGCTCAACCGGCTCGATCGGCGTCAATACACTGAATATCGTCGCGGCCCACCCTGAGCGCTATCGTGTTGTCGCGTTGACGGGCGGCAACAATATCGAGCGTCTCGAAGAGCAGATCCGCGCATTTCGCCCGCAACTTGTCGCAGTCATTTCCCAGAGCCAGGCGGCTTTGCTGCGGATGCGCCTGGGCGCCGATTCGCCTGAAATACTTCACGGGGTCGAAGGGTTGATTGCCTGCGCCTCTCACGGCGAGGCACAGATGGTGGTCTCGGCCATCGTCGGCGCTGCGGGACTGATCCCGACCATGGCCGCCATAGAAGCCGGCCATGACATAGCTCTTGCCAACAAAGAAACGCTGGTCACCGCAGGGCCGCTCGTCATGGCGCGGGCGGCAGCGCGCGGAGTGCGGCTGGTGCCGGTGGACAGCGAGCACTCGGCGATTTTTCAATCTCTGGTGGGGCACCGCAAAGGCGATGTGCGACGCCTGATTCTGACAGCCTCCGGTGGTCCCTTCCGTGAACGCTCCCTGGCGGAGCTTGCGCAGGTGACGCCCGCCGATGCCCTGCATCACCCCAATTGGTCCATGGGCCGCAAGATCACCATCGATTCGGCCACCATGATGAACAAGGGGCTGGAGGTGATCGAGGCGCGCTGGCTCTTTGACTTGCCCGCAGAACGCATTGACGTACACGTCCATCCACAAAGCATCGTGCACTCCATGGTGGAATACATTGACGGTTCGGTGATTGCCCAGATGGGGATTCCCGATATGCGCACGCCCATCGCCTATGCCCTGTCTTACCCCGAACGCTTTGCCCTGGAAATCCCACAACTTGATCTGTGCAGGATCGGGCGTCTGACCTTTGAGCAGCCCGACCTGCAGAAGTTTCCCTGTCTGAAGCTCGCTTACGATGCCTTGCGCGAGGGGGGGACGGCCCCCACGATTCTCAACGCGGCCAATGAGGTGGCGGTGGAATCTTTTCTGCGCGGCGACATCACATTTCTTAACATCGGCCGGGTCATTGCCGCGGTGCTTGAGGCACCCTGCGATCATCGGCTGGAACATGTCGACGACGTTCTCAGGGCGGATCGCCGAGCACGCACGCGCGCGCTCAAGATCATCGAGGCGATTGCCTGA
- a CDS encoding YdcH family protein, whose product MEELDMELVGQLVSESPKFRMLFEEHRLLEKELDEFDKKKYLTPEEEMERKKIQKIKLAGKDEMIRLLRGYSATVN is encoded by the coding sequence ATGGAGGAACTGGACATGGAGTTGGTAGGGCAACTGGTGAGCGAAAGTCCTAAATTTCGCATGCTTTTTGAAGAACACCGGTTGCTTGAGAAAGAGCTGGATGAATTTGACAAGAAAAAATATCTGACTCCCGAAGAGGAGATGGAGCGCAAGAAAATCCAGAAGATCAAGTTGGCCGGAAAGGACGAGATGATTCGTCTCCTGCGCGGATACAGCGCGACCGTCAACTAA
- the ilvD gene encoding dihydroxy-acid dehydratase yields the protein MASKRSDVITKGFERTPHRALLKGTGVPGEQMDKPFIGIASSFTDLIPGHIGMRDLERFIEKGVHTGGGFSFIFGIPGVCDGISMGHKGMHYSLPTRELIADMIESVAEAHRLDGLVLLTNCDKITPGMLMAAARLDIPCIVVTAGPMLAGRGRGGRAFSFVTDTFEAMAQFKAGVIDEQQLQVCEDKACPGAGSCQGLFTANTMAILTETMGMSLMQCATTPAVSAYKRRLAFASGQRIVQLVHDNITPRQIMTREAFENAIRVDLALGGSSNTVLHLLAIAREAGVPLPLEEFDRLSRETPQLASMNPGGKYFMEDLDAAGGVSGVLYQLRDRILDNPTLSGLTVKQVIDQVREVDEEVIQPLSRPVRAEGGIAILAGNLAPKGAVVKQSGVSEKMMHFEGRARCFESEEAAMAALMGGQIRGGEVVVIRYEGPKGGPGMREMLAPTATLMGLGLGDSVALITDGRFSGGTRGPCIGHVSPEAAEGGPIALVEDGDVICLDIPGRKLELKVDDETLAARLEKWRKPEPKIKTGWLARYAKVVTSAYTGAVTSIDE from the coding sequence ATGGCATCCAAACGCAGCGACGTCATCACTAAAGGGTTCGAGCGCACCCCACATCGCGCGCTTCTCAAGGGCACCGGCGTACCCGGCGAGCAAATGGATAAACCTTTTATCGGTATCGCCAGTTCTTTTACCGACTTGATCCCCGGACACATCGGCATGCGTGATCTGGAGCGCTTCATCGAAAAAGGTGTGCACACGGGCGGTGGATTTTCATTTATATTTGGGATTCCAGGTGTTTGTGACGGGATTTCGATGGGACATAAGGGCATGCACTATTCCCTCCCGACGCGTGAACTCATCGCCGACATGATTGAGTCCGTCGCCGAGGCCCATCGTCTCGACGGCCTGGTGCTGCTGACCAACTGCGACAAGATTACGCCCGGCATGTTGATGGCCGCGGCGCGTCTCGACATCCCCTGTATCGTCGTCACTGCGGGACCCATGCTTGCCGGGCGGGGGCGGGGCGGGCGTGCCTTCTCCTTTGTGACGGATACTTTTGAAGCCATGGCCCAGTTTAAGGCCGGGGTTATCGATGAGCAGCAACTCCAGGTCTGCGAGGACAAGGCCTGCCCCGGGGCCGGTTCCTGCCAGGGGTTGTTTACGGCGAATACCATGGCGATTCTCACCGAGACCATGGGCATGAGCTTGATGCAATGCGCCACGACCCCCGCCGTCTCCGCTTATAAGCGACGGTTGGCCTTTGCCTCCGGGCAGCGCATCGTGCAATTAGTGCATGACAACATCACGCCGCGTCAAATTATGACCCGTGAAGCTTTTGAGAACGCCATCCGCGTTGATCTTGCCCTGGGTGGATCGAGCAACACGGTTCTGCATCTTCTGGCTATTGCCCGCGAAGCCGGAGTGCCTCTGCCTTTGGAGGAATTTGACCGTCTTAGTCGCGAAACTCCTCAGCTGGCATCGATGAATCCGGGCGGGAAATATTTCATGGAAGACCTGGATGCCGCCGGCGGTGTGTCGGGAGTCCTCTATCAATTGCGCGACCGCATTCTCGATAACCCCACACTCAGTGGCTTGACTGTGAAGCAGGTGATCGATCAGGTGCGTGAGGTGGACGAGGAGGTTATTCAGCCTTTGAGTCGCCCGGTGCGTGCCGAAGGCGGAATCGCTATCCTCGCCGGCAATCTTGCGCCCAAGGGCGCTGTTGTCAAGCAATCCGGCGTTTCGGAAAAAATGATGCATTTTGAGGGGCGCGCGCGCTGTTTTGAATCGGAAGAGGCGGCCATGGCGGCGCTCATGGGCGGGCAGATCCGTGGCGGCGAGGTTGTGGTGATTCGCTACGAAGGTCCCAAAGGTGGCCCCGGCATGCGGGAAATGCTGGCTCCGACCGCCACCCTGATGGGTCTGGGTTTGGGAGACAGCGTGGCGCTCATAACCGACGGACGCTTTTCCGGTGGAACGCGAGGCCCTTGCATCGGTCATGTTTCTCCTGAAGCCGCTGAGGGTGGACCCATCGCGCTGGTTGAAGATGGTGATGTCATTTGTCTGGACATTCCCGGGCGCAAACTTGAGCTTAAGGTTGATGATGAAACCCTGGCCGCACGCCTGGAGAAGTGGCGCAAGCCCGAACCGAAGATCAAAACCGGCTGGTTGGCCCGTTATGCCAAAGTTGTTACCTCGGCGTACACCGGCGCGGTGACCAGTATCGACGAGTAA
- a CDS encoding phosphatidylserine decarboxylase family protein has product MRNQNQPIAVEGYPFIGLFAFVTIVFGLLGWGFLTFVLFALTLFTIYFFRNPERLVPAEEGAVVAPADGKVIFVGEVEESRYFQGPAVKVSIFMNVFDVHVNRFPCDGKVIDSFYNKGMFLNASLDKAALENEQSGLLIEAVNGQRLLCVQIAGLVARRIVSYPEVGEQLRRGMRYGLIRFGSRVDLYLPVGTPVRLRVGDRTVAGETLIATLS; this is encoded by the coding sequence ATGCGCAATCAAAATCAACCCATTGCTGTTGAAGGCTATCCGTTCATCGGTCTTTTTGCTTTCGTCACCATTGTCTTCGGACTTCTGGGCTGGGGTTTTCTGACTTTTGTTCTGTTTGCCCTCACCCTTTTTACCATTTACTTTTTTCGCAATCCCGAGCGTCTTGTTCCCGCCGAGGAGGGCGCGGTGGTGGCCCCCGCCGACGGCAAAGTGATCTTTGTCGGCGAGGTTGAGGAGTCGCGTTATTTTCAGGGTCCGGCCGTCAAGGTCAGCATTTTCATGAATGTCTTCGATGTTCATGTCAACCGCTTTCCTTGTGACGGCAAGGTTATCGACTCTTTTTACAACAAGGGCATGTTTCTCAACGCCTCGCTGGACAAGGCTGCGTTGGAAAACGAACAATCGGGGTTGCTGATTGAAGCCGTCAACGGGCAGCGCTTGCTGTGTGTGCAGATCGCAGGGTTGGTCGCTCGGCGCATTGTCAGTTATCCCGAGGTGGGCGAGCAGCTCAGGCGGGGTATGCGCTACGGCCTGATCCGTTTCGGCTCGCGCGTTGATCTTTACCTGCCGGTCGGCACGCCCGTGCGTCTGAGGGTCGGGGATCGCACCGTGGCCGGGGAAACCCTCATCGCCACCCTGTCCTGA
- the ilvC gene encoding ketol-acid reductoisomerase has translation MKVYYDQDANLGVLKGKKVAIIGYGSQGHAHANNLKDSGIDVIVGLRKGGSSWPKAEKAGLPVMETAAAVQAADVVMILVPDELQSDLYYAEIEPNLKQGAYLAFGHGFNIHFGLIVPREDINVFMVAPKGPGHLVRHEYTRGGGVPSLIALYQDPAGNTRDVALAYASANGGGRAGIIETNFKEETETDLFGEQAVLCGGASALVQAGFETLVEAGYAPEMAYFECLHELKLIVDLMYEGGIANMRYSISNTAEYGDLTRGPRVITDATKKEMKKILDEIQSGQFAREWMLENKVNQPTLKAMRRRGMDHPIEEVGEKLRSMMSWIGKNKIVDKDRN, from the coding sequence ATGAAGGTATACTACGATCAGGACGCCAACCTCGGCGTGCTCAAAGGTAAAAAAGTCGCAATCATTGGCTACGGCAGCCAGGGGCACGCACACGCCAACAATCTCAAGGATAGCGGCATCGACGTTATCGTCGGTCTGCGCAAAGGCGGGAGTTCCTGGCCGAAAGCCGAAAAAGCCGGGTTGCCCGTTATGGAAACCGCAGCCGCGGTTCAGGCTGCCGACGTGGTGATGATTCTCGTCCCCGACGAACTGCAGAGCGATCTCTATTACGCCGAGATCGAGCCCAATCTCAAGCAGGGCGCCTATCTCGCCTTTGGCCACGGCTTCAATATCCATTTTGGTCTGATCGTGCCGCGAGAAGACATCAATGTGTTCATGGTCGCTCCCAAGGGGCCCGGTCATCTGGTGCGCCACGAATACACCCGCGGCGGAGGGGTTCCGAGCCTCATCGCTCTCTATCAGGATCCGGCCGGCAACACGCGCGACGTTGCCTTGGCTTATGCCAGCGCCAATGGCGGTGGCCGCGCCGGGATTATCGAAACCAATTTCAAGGAAGAGACAGAAACCGATCTGTTCGGTGAGCAGGCGGTGCTGTGCGGTGGTGCCAGTGCCTTGGTGCAGGCCGGGTTCGAGACCCTGGTCGAAGCCGGTTACGCTCCTGAAATGGCTTATTTCGAGTGTCTGCACGAACTCAAGCTGATCGTCGATCTGATGTATGAAGGCGGCATTGCCAATATGCGCTATTCCATTTCCAATACGGCCGAATATGGTGATCTGACCCGTGGCCCGCGCGTTATTACCGATGCCACCAAAAAAGAGATGAAGAAAATTCTCGACGAAATCCAATCGGGTCAGTTCGCTCGCGAATGGATGCTGGAAAACAAGGTCAACCAGCCGACCCTCAAAGCCATGCGCCGGCGGGGCATGGACCATCCCATCGAAGAGGTGGGCGAGAAGCTGCGCTCGATGATGAGCTGGATCGGCAAGAACAAGATCGTCGACAAGGATCGCAACTGA
- the rseP gene encoding RIP metalloprotease RseP → MVTVIAGIIMLGILVFIHELGHFCVAKMAGVKVLKFSLGFGPRLVSRKWGETEYMICAVPLGGYVQMLGEGSGENGETGELTPEERERSYAAKSPSKRLAIVAAGPLMNLALPFLVLPLAYMIGVSMPAFLEARPCVGYVVADSGGDAAGFAPGDCIESINGQAVASWSDANRKMINFAGDDLAFEIQRGAESVLLRIPAKEGHLETQALGLFPAQEARIGGLAANMPAEEAGLREGDLIVQVGDEPIRSWYDLRTAIQRGQGQPQNVTVERNGELFDFTLTAQRGGREDDYLIGIAPAQDTVTKRYGPGAAFVAGGARTVELIDLTFVFIQKLFSGNVSTENIGGPITVVQIAGQAAQTDVSSILLVLAFLSIQLGILNLLPIPILDGGHIVFNLFELIFRRPLSTRTREIAQQIGLMLLILLMILAFYNDLMRIFGGISG, encoded by the coding sequence ATGGTGACAGTTATTGCCGGAATTATCATGCTCGGAATTCTGGTGTTTATTCACGAGTTGGGTCATTTTTGCGTAGCCAAGATGGCCGGCGTCAAAGTTCTTAAGTTCTCCCTCGGCTTCGGCCCGCGCCTGGTTTCGCGTAAGTGGGGTGAAACCGAGTACATGATTTGCGCCGTGCCTTTGGGCGGGTATGTGCAGATGCTCGGCGAGGGCAGTGGCGAAAACGGCGAAACCGGTGAGCTTACGCCCGAAGAGCGCGAGCGTTCCTATGCCGCCAAATCACCCTCCAAGCGCCTGGCCATTGTCGCCGCGGGGCCGCTGATGAATCTGGCATTGCCTTTTCTGGTGCTTCCCCTGGCCTACATGATCGGGGTAAGCATGCCGGCGTTTCTTGAGGCCCGCCCCTGCGTCGGGTATGTCGTTGCCGACAGTGGCGGTGACGCAGCCGGTTTCGCGCCCGGCGACTGTATCGAGAGTATAAATGGCCAGGCTGTTGCCAGTTGGAGCGACGCCAACCGCAAGATGATCAACTTTGCCGGGGATGATCTGGCGTTTGAGATTCAGCGCGGAGCCGAATCTGTGTTGCTGCGGATTCCGGCTAAAGAGGGGCATCTGGAAACACAGGCGTTGGGTTTGTTCCCCGCTCAGGAAGCTCGGATAGGAGGACTTGCCGCGAATATGCCGGCCGAGGAAGCCGGTTTGCGGGAAGGCGATCTGATCGTGCAGGTGGGCGATGAACCGATTCGCTCCTGGTATGATCTGCGTACCGCCATACAGAGAGGCCAGGGGCAACCGCAAAACGTCACCGTCGAGCGCAACGGCGAGCTTTTTGACTTTACTCTCACCGCGCAGCGAGGGGGCCGCGAAGACGACTACCTTATCGGCATCGCGCCTGCTCAAGACACGGTCACCAAGCGCTACGGACCTGGCGCCGCATTTGTTGCCGGGGGCGCGCGCACCGTTGAACTCATCGACCTGACTTTTGTTTTTATTCAGAAATTGTTCAGCGGCAATGTTTCGACCGAGAATATCGGTGGACCTATCACGGTCGTACAGATTGCAGGCCAGGCAGCCCAGACGGATGTCTCGAGTATCCTCCTGGTCTTGGCGTTCCTGAGTATTCAGCTGGGAATTCTCAACCTATTGCCCATCCCTATTCTTGACGGAGGACATATTGTTTTTAATTTGTTTGAGCTTATATTCCGCCGCCCCCTTTCAACTCGGACCAGGGAAATCGCTCAGCAAATCGGTTTGATGCTGCTTATCCTGTTGATGATCCTGGCTTTTTATAATGACCTCATGCGCATTTTCGGTGGGATCAGTGGATGA
- the ilvB gene encoding biosynthetic-type acetolactate synthase large subunit, giving the protein MKMTGSKILLECLQREGVDTIFGYPGGAVINIYDDLFDSPIRHILTRHEQAAVHAADGYARSTGKVGVALATSGPGATNTVTGIATAYMDSIPLVVITGQVPTPLIGNDAFQEADMVGITRPITKHSYLVKNVKDLARIVKQAFFIARTGRPGPVLIDLPKDVQVDSTRFEYPGAVELAGYKPTFGPNARQVEKAASMILEARRPVLYVGGGAVLSDAADELMALAELIQAPVTTTLMAKSAFPTRHPLCLGLLGMHGTYCANMAVTNADVLIAAGARFDDRVTGRIASFAPNAKIIHIDIDPTSIKKNVRVDLPIVGNLRDVLSKMATGLGQNQDGLSTLIEATSAWRSQVNDWKQAQPLSYQNSETVIKPQFVIEKIRELTRDDAIITTEVGQHQMWTAQFFDFIQPRTFLTSGGLGTMGFGLPAALGAQVAFPDRQVIDISGDGSFQMNSQELATLVQYRLPVKIAILNNNFLGMVRQWQQMFFDRRYSQTCMELPIDFVKLAEAYGAAGLRAERPDEVAPLIRRALEIPGPVIMEFKVSREENVLPMVPPAAGLNEMVLSS; this is encoded by the coding sequence TTGAAAATGACCGGATCCAAAATTCTGCTGGAATGTCTGCAACGCGAAGGTGTGGATACCATCTTCGGTTATCCCGGCGGCGCAGTCATCAACATCTATGACGATCTCTTCGATTCGCCCATTCGCCATATCCTGACGCGTCACGAGCAGGCCGCGGTGCACGCGGCCGATGGCTATGCGCGGTCCACGGGCAAAGTTGGAGTCGCCCTGGCCACCAGCGGTCCCGGCGCAACCAATACGGTAACCGGCATCGCCACTGCCTACATGGATTCCATCCCTTTGGTGGTTATCACCGGCCAGGTGCCCACGCCCTTGATCGGCAACGACGCTTTTCAGGAAGCCGACATGGTCGGGATTACACGCCCCATCACCAAACATAGTTACCTGGTCAAGAACGTCAAGGACCTTGCGCGTATCGTCAAGCAGGCCTTCTTTATCGCCCGCACCGGACGCCCCGGGCCGGTTCTCATCGATTTGCCCAAGGATGTGCAGGTCGACAGCACCCGCTTTGAGTACCCCGGAGCGGTGGAGCTGGCAGGCTATAAACCGACCTTTGGCCCCAACGCGCGACAGGTCGAGAAGGCCGCGTCCATGATCCTTGAAGCGCGCCGGCCGGTGCTTTACGTGGGAGGCGGTGCCGTTCTCTCCGATGCCGCCGACGAGCTCATGGCCTTGGCCGAACTGATTCAGGCCCCGGTGACCACCACTCTTATGGCCAAGTCGGCCTTTCCCACGCGCCATCCATTATGTCTGGGGCTGTTGGGCATGCACGGTACCTACTGCGCCAATATGGCGGTGACCAATGCCGATGTTCTGATTGCCGCAGGCGCTCGTTTCGACGATCGGGTCACGGGGCGTATCGCAAGTTTTGCTCCCAATGCCAAAATCATCCACATCGATATCGATCCCACCTCCATCAAAAAAAATGTGCGCGTCGATTTGCCCATCGTCGGCAATCTGCGCGACGTGCTCTCGAAGATGGCCACCGGGTTGGGCCAAAACCAGGACGGACTGTCCACCCTGATTGAGGCTACCTCCGCTTGGCGCAGCCAAGTCAACGATTGGAAGCAAGCGCAACCCTTGTCCTACCAGAATTCGGAAACTGTAATCAAGCCGCAGTTCGTCATTGAAAAAATCCGAGAGCTGACGCGTGATGACGCCATCATTACCACCGAGGTGGGACAGCATCAGATGTGGACGGCCCAGTTTTTCGATTTTATCCAGCCCCGCACTTTTCTTACCTCGGGCGGACTCGGGACCATGGGCTTCGGTTTGCCGGCGGCTCTCGGAGCTCAGGTCGCCTTCCCTGACAGGCAAGTTATCGATATCTCCGGCGACGGCTCTTTTCAGATGAATTCGCAGGAACTGGCGACCCTGGTGCAATACCGTCTGCCGGTGAAAATCGCCATCCTCAATAATAATTTTCTTGGCATGGTGCGCCAGTGGCAGCAGATGTTTTTCGACCGTCGCTACAGCCAAACATGTATGGAGCTGCCCATCGATTTTGTTAAGCTGGCCGAGGCCTATGGCGCCGCCGGCCTGCGGGCCGAGAGGCCAGACGAAGTCGCGCCCTTGATCCGCCGGGCTCTGGAAATCCCCGGCCCGGTAATCATGGAATTCAAGGTCTCTCGCGAGGAGAACGTGCTGCCCATGGTGCCGCCGGCGGCCGGCCTCAATGAAATGGTGCTCTCCAGCTGA
- a CDS encoding phosphatidate cytidylyltransferase produces MLTGIIALPALLLYIYFANPFFYRLLILVVAGLALLEFYRMVLPAERKQEQLPAVAGGVLFVLLTATGNATAILAGMSLLLLFWVGWFLFNFRDLNSVIHHLGLIYLGIFYVGLPLGLLAALGDVPWGRQWVFFILLLAMASDTAAYFIGVTFGRRKLYPAISPNKSIEGALGGLAGALIGAVAAKYWFFPVLSVWECLLLGLLLGPLAQIGDLAESMLKRSFGVKDSGHLIPGHGGILDRLDSLLLLFPPVYFFALLRGFG; encoded by the coding sequence GGCGCTGCTTCTTTATATCTATTTTGCCAACCCGTTTTTCTACCGGCTCTTGATTCTGGTGGTTGCGGGCTTGGCGCTGCTGGAATTTTACCGCATGGTATTGCCGGCGGAGCGCAAACAAGAACAGCTTCCGGCGGTGGCCGGAGGGGTCCTTTTCGTTCTGTTGACGGCGACCGGCAATGCCACGGCGATTCTTGCCGGCATGAGTTTGCTGTTGCTGTTCTGGGTAGGCTGGTTTTTGTTCAATTTTCGCGACTTGAACAGCGTCATTCACCATCTGGGGTTGATTTATCTGGGGATTTTTTACGTGGGCCTGCCTCTCGGCCTGCTCGCGGCACTGGGGGATGTTCCCTGGGGTCGGCAATGGGTATTTTTTATTTTGCTGCTGGCCATGGCCAGCGATACGGCGGCCTATTTCATCGGCGTAACCTTTGGGCGGCGTAAACTCTATCCGGCCATCAGTCCCAACAAAAGTATTGAAGGCGCCTTGGGTGGCCTGGCGGGGGCTCTGATCGGTGCCGTGGCGGCAAAGTACTGGTTCTTCCCTGTGCTTTCCGTCTGGGAGTGTTTGCTGCTCGGTCTCCTGCTCGGCCCGTTGGCCCAGATCGGCGATTTAGCCGAGTCCATGCTTAAGCGCAGCTTTGGAGTGAAGGATTCCGGGCATCTGATTCCCGGCCATGGCGGCATTCTTGATCGGTTGGACAGCCTGCTTCTGCTGTTTCCGCCGGTTTATTTCTTTGCCCTGCTTCGCGGGTTCGGGTGA
- the tsaB gene encoding tRNA (adenosine(37)-N6)-threonylcarbamoyltransferase complex dimerization subunit type 1 TsaB gives MKVTLLAIDTASSAGSIALCRDEKLCGEILFNVHSTHSERLMVGVRQVLADTGTALESVDAFVVVHGPGSFTGLRVGMATAKGLAMATGRPLIGVSSLQTLAMNVAETEYPVCALLDARKKEVYAGLFRMRRMHPVPLASERVIAPADLVRQIKEPMLFVGEGAVVYRSLIEDHLGVQAHFAPWVLNSPRASLAALLALERLRLGETQTPLTLIPAYIRPSEAEITWALKHPGQGS, from the coding sequence ATGAAAGTGACCCTTCTCGCCATTGATACCGCCAGCTCCGCGGGCAGCATCGCACTGTGCCGCGATGAAAAACTCTGCGGTGAAATTCTTTTCAACGTACACAGCACCCACTCGGAACGCTTGATGGTCGGCGTGCGTCAAGTGCTTGCCGACACCGGCACTGCATTGGAATCCGTAGACGCCTTTGTCGTGGTACACGGCCCCGGCTCATTCACCGGACTCCGGGTCGGCATGGCGACGGCCAAGGGCTTGGCAATGGCGACAGGCCGACCCCTGATTGGGGTGTCCTCTCTGCAAACTCTGGCGATGAATGTCGCCGAAACCGAATACCCTGTGTGTGCGCTGCTCGATGCGCGCAAAAAGGAAGTCTACGCAGGACTCTTTCGCATGCGCCGCATGCATCCGGTGCCTCTTGCGAGTGAGCGAGTCATTGCCCCTGCAGACCTGGTGCGGCAGATCAAGGAACCGATGCTGTTTGTCGGCGAGGGCGCAGTCGTTTATCGGAGTCTGATCGAGGACCATCTTGGCGTTCAGGCTCACTTTGCGCCCTGGGTTTTGAATTCACCACGGGCGTCACTTGCCGCGCTGCTCGCCCTGGAGCGATTACGGCTAGGCGAAACGCAGACGCCACTGACCTTGATTCCCGCCTATATTCGACCCTCCGAAGCCGAGATCACCTGGGCTCTCAAGCATCCGGGCCAGGGTTCTTGA
- the ilvN gene encoding acetolactate synthase small subunit: protein MKHTISVLVENEFGVLARVAGLFSGRGFNIESLSVATTLDPSISRMTIVTSGDDQILEQITKQLNKLIDTIKVIDFTGGDFVEREMALVKVCAEEGTRAEVLRVVDIFRAKVVDVTAKSYTVEVTGAPGKINAIIELLRPLGIKEIVRSGPVVIGRGPKGWKNV from the coding sequence ATGAAACACACCATATCGGTCCTGGTTGAAAATGAGTTCGGCGTGCTTGCGCGGGTGGCGGGGCTTTTTTCCGGCCGTGGCTTTAATATTGAAAGCCTATCGGTGGCCACGACTCTTGACCCCAGCATTTCGCGCATGACCATTGTGACCTCGGGCGATGACCAGATACTTGAGCAGATTACCAAGCAGCTCAACAAGTTGATCGACACCATCAAGGTCATCGATTTCACCGGCGGTGATTTCGTCGAGCGCGAAATGGCTCTGGTTAAGGTTTGTGCCGAAGAAGGTACGCGCGCCGAGGTGCTGCGCGTGGTCGATATCTTTCGCGCCAAAGTGGTGGATGTCACAGCCAAATCCTATACCGTTGAGGTCACCGGCGCGCCCGGTAAAATCAATGCCATTATCGAGCTTCTGCGTCCCCTGGGGATCAAGGAGATTGTCCGCTCGGGCCCGGTCGTCATCGGTCGCGGCCCCAAAGGATGGAAAAACGTATAG